Proteins encoded together in one Flavobacteriales bacterium window:
- a CDS encoding redoxin domain-containing protein yields MRPTLVLTLILSGPTALAQLPNGSVAPDFTLTDLNGTPHTLSSYLDAGRTVFLEIFAAHCPTCWGYHQTHRLKDLYEQYGPDGTNELMVLALEYDQWNGMNELMGIGDPWVTAGDWLTGTPYPIFNVEDPDRGVFTDYNVTFYPAIYRICPDRIVQQVFTSQTEAQLLQMLQDCQAVLNVGEEEDLGDVWFDTRSRALMLARPAQVRQVEVIDLHGRVVLNVSGPMGHRVGLGELSAGVWLVRIVTASGSHVRRLYVE; encoded by the coding sequence ATGAGACCGACCCTCGTACTGACGCTGATCCTGAGCGGCCCGACCGCCCTCGCGCAACTGCCCAACGGGAGCGTGGCCCCGGACTTCACGCTGACCGACCTGAACGGCACCCCGCATACCCTTTCCAGCTATCTGGATGCGGGCAGGACGGTGTTCCTGGAGATCTTCGCCGCGCACTGCCCCACCTGTTGGGGTTATCATCAGACCCACAGGCTGAAGGACCTGTACGAACAATATGGGCCCGACGGCACGAATGAACTGATGGTGCTGGCCTTGGAGTACGATCAGTGGAACGGCATGAACGAGCTCATGGGCATCGGGGACCCTTGGGTGACGGCGGGGGATTGGCTGACGGGCACGCCATACCCCATCTTCAATGTGGAGGATCCCGACCGGGGCGTGTTCACGGACTACAACGTCACCTTCTATCCGGCCATCTATCGCATCTGCCCGGACCGCATCGTGCAACAGGTGTTCACCTCCCAAACGGAGGCGCAGCTCCTCCAGATGCTTCAGGACTGCCAGGCCGTCCTGAACGTTGGCGAAGAGGAGGACCTGGGCGATGTATGGTTCGACACGCGTTCTCGCGCCCTGATGCTTGCCCGCCCAGCGCAGGTCCGCCAGGTGGAGGTGATCGACCTGCATGGACGGGTCGTGCTGAATGTCAGCGGCCCCATGGGACACAGGGTCGGGCTCGGGGAGCTCTCCGCAGGTGTGTGGCTCGTTCGCATCGTGACGGCATCCGGATCGCACGTGCGGCGCTTGTACGTGGAGTAG
- a CDS encoding MFS transporter gives MVVPFLSLYLTKDMGLSLEEVGWIMSCFGAGSVVGSWLGGRLTDRMGHHPVMVGALVTSGLAFIGLQYVKGFMPFCAGVFVLMVLSDAFRPALFVAIRHYAAPEQRTRAVTLIRLAINLGFSLGPALGGFIIAHGGFSGLFWVDALTCLAAALILWTGLPRVIMDAKAAGVDGKAVGSPYRDGPYLFFLFIVALISIPFLQYFSSVPLFYSQGHGLSEETIGLLLGSNGLLIFLTEMPLVRYCEDRRFHVHTILRVGVLLPAISFAVLNLLPTVAFLWVGMMFMTVGEMLFFPFTNRMANERADRGRPGTYMALYTIAWSMAHIVGHSLGLNLIAWAGYSSTWWICAVVLVGCVGMLYVLERMMRREPGVST, from the coding sequence ATGGTAGTGCCCTTCCTGTCGCTCTACCTCACCAAGGACATGGGGCTCTCGCTGGAGGAGGTGGGCTGGATCATGAGCTGCTTCGGTGCGGGATCTGTGGTGGGGTCCTGGCTCGGCGGCCGGTTGACGGATCGCATGGGCCACCATCCGGTGATGGTGGGCGCCCTGGTCACCTCGGGCCTGGCCTTCATCGGGCTGCAGTACGTGAAGGGCTTCATGCCGTTCTGTGCGGGCGTTTTCGTCCTCATGGTGCTCAGCGATGCCTTCCGCCCGGCGCTGTTCGTGGCCATTCGCCACTACGCTGCTCCTGAGCAGCGCACACGCGCCGTCACGCTCATCCGCCTGGCCATCAACCTGGGCTTCAGCCTGGGCCCGGCGCTGGGGGGCTTCATCATCGCCCACGGGGGCTTCAGCGGGCTCTTCTGGGTGGATGCGCTCACCTGCCTGGCCGCGGCCCTTATCCTGTGGACAGGGCTGCCGCGCGTGATCATGGACGCAAAGGCGGCCGGTGTCGACGGGAAGGCCGTCGGGTCGCCCTATCGCGATGGGCCCTACCTCTTCTTTCTGTTCATCGTGGCGCTCATCAGCATCCCTTTCCTGCAATACTTCAGCAGCGTACCGCTGTTCTACAGCCAGGGGCATGGGCTCAGCGAGGAGACCATCGGATTGCTCCTCGGCAGCAACGGTCTGCTCATCTTCCTCACCGAGATGCCGCTGGTGCGCTATTGCGAGGACCGCCGCTTCCATGTGCACACCATCCTGCGGGTGGGCGTGCTGCTCCCCGCCATCAGCTTCGCGGTCCTCAACCTGCTGCCCACGGTGGCCTTCCTGTGGGTCGGGATGATGTTCATGACCGTGGGGGAGATGCTCTTCTTCCCCTTCACGAACCGCATGGCGAACGAGCGCGCGGACCGTGGCCGGCCCGGGACCTACATGGCCCTGTACACCATCGCGTGGAGCATGGCGCACATCGTCGGCCACAGCCTCGGGCTCAACCTCATCGCGTGGGCGGGCTACTCGAGCACGTGGTGGATCTGTGCCGTGGTGTTGGTGGGGTGCGTGGGCATGCTGTACGTGTTGGAGCGGATGATGCGGCGTGAGCCGGGGGTCAGCACCTGA
- a CDS encoding T9SS type A sorting domain-containing protein, which translates to MKSDTGHFRIVSEAYSLQAAAQQLNLEIADHTWTPIANFTALMGSNGIVLTDTSTILNAPVDTLYIRVSMQPGACGAYRLWFTTVSTVGIAEAEQAPLLEVFPNPTDGHVRISWPEVGEGTLELHDATGRVVLQRNVRADARSIELDLSGLSLGTYACMVRNTDTRHWARILRE; encoded by the coding sequence GTGAAGTCCGATACCGGCCACTTCCGCATCGTTAGCGAAGCCTACTCCCTGCAGGCCGCAGCGCAGCAATTGAACTTGGAGATCGCCGATCACACCTGGACACCGATCGCCAATTTCACCGCGCTGATGGGCAGCAACGGAATAGTGTTGACCGATACCAGTACCATCCTCAATGCGCCCGTCGATACGCTGTACATCCGTGTGTCCATGCAGCCGGGTGCCTGTGGCGCCTACCGATTGTGGTTCACTACGGTCTCAACCGTGGGCATTGCCGAAGCGGAACAGGCGCCGCTCCTTGAGGTGTTCCCGAACCCGACCGACGGCCACGTCCGGATCAGTTGGCCGGAGGTAGGAGAGGGTACCTTGGAGTTGCACGATGCTACTGGCCGTGTGGTGCTGCAACGCAATGTGCGGGCCGATGCCCGGAGCATCGAGCTCGACCTGTCCGGCCTGTCGCTGGGTACCTATGCCTGCATGGTGCGCAATACGGACACCCGGCATTGGGCGCGCATCTTGCGGGAGTAG
- a CDS encoding GNAT family N-acetyltransferase, with amino-acid sequence MLDVLWPSCCERRCFSDGELWKLWYTTMPSAEEMRAEIDRRPVLFQQGTVLSWAVRDLTSGKVVGMTTFMNIEAEKPRVEIGSTWYARSVQRTALNTECKLLLLTHAFDTLGCIAVEFRTSFFNFQGRRAIERLGAKPDGILCNHMRMPDGTIRDTCVYSSLLHEWTAVQENLLFKLGRT; translated from the coding sequence ATTTTAGATGTGCTCTGGCCTTCGTGTTGCGAGCGCCGTTGTTTCAGCGACGGCGAGCTGTGGAAGTTGTGGTACACCACCATGCCGTCGGCGGAGGAAATGCGCGCCGAGATCGACCGGCGCCCTGTGCTGTTCCAACAAGGCACCGTGCTATCCTGGGCCGTGCGCGACCTCACTTCCGGCAAGGTGGTGGGCATGACCACCTTCATGAACATCGAGGCGGAGAAGCCCCGCGTGGAGATCGGTTCCACCTGGTACGCGCGCTCCGTGCAGCGCACCGCGCTGAACACCGAGTGCAAGTTGCTGCTGCTCACGCACGCGTTCGACACGCTCGGCTGCATCGCGGTGGAGTTCCGCACCAGCTTCTTCAACTTCCAGGGCCGCCGCGCCATCGAACGCCTTGGCGCCAAGCCCGATGGGATCCTGTGCAACCACATGCGCATGCCTGACGGTACGATTCGCGACACCTGCGTGTACTCCAGCCTTCTTCACGAATGGACGGCGGTGCAGGAGAACCTGCTGTTCAAGTTGGGGCGCACTTGA
- a CDS encoding LemA family protein yields MIALIIGAVLLLLVFYAIGIYNKLVKLKNLVAEAWSGIDVQLKKRYDLIPNLVETVKGYAAHERETFESVTRARAAAQQATTVEGHQAAEKQLSSALMNLIAVAERYPELKANTNFLELQTTLAQIEGDLEKSRRYYNGNVREQNTLIESFPSNLIANAFGFVKSVFFELENPAEKQNPQVKFS; encoded by the coding sequence ATGATCGCCCTCATCATCGGAGCCGTTCTCCTGCTCCTTGTGTTCTACGCCATCGGCATCTACAACAAGCTGGTGAAGTTGAAGAACCTGGTGGCCGAGGCGTGGAGCGGCATTGATGTGCAGTTGAAGAAGCGCTACGACCTGATCCCCAACCTGGTGGAAACGGTGAAGGGCTACGCCGCGCATGAGAGGGAGACCTTCGAGAGCGTGACCCGAGCGCGCGCCGCCGCACAGCAGGCCACCACGGTGGAGGGCCATCAGGCCGCCGAGAAGCAGCTGAGCAGCGCTCTCATGAACCTGATCGCCGTCGCCGAGCGCTACCCCGAGCTGAAGGCCAATACCAACTTCCTGGAGCTGCAGACCACCCTGGCGCAGATCGAAGGTGATCTCGAGAAGTCCCGCCGCTACTACAACGGCAACGTACGCGAGCAGAACACCCTCATCGAGAGCTTCCCCAGCAACCTCATCGCCAACGCGTTCGGCTTCGTGAAGTCGGTGTTCTTCGAACTGGAGAACCCCGCGGAGAAGCAGAACCCACAGGTCAAGTTCTCGTGA
- a CDS encoding DUF2207 domain-containing protein — MRRWLLLASLVGGMHAHGQTEKINAWHTDLTVAPDGRLTVTEAINVHVEGVEFKRGIVRKLPLRFTDHNGRTHHVKYDLQAVQVFGATSPYHTATEGDDFVVYVGSEGNFLQPGDYPYTLTYTTKGQLGFFPDFDEIYWNVNGNGWAFTVDSISALIHLPSPANVKKTACYTGVLGSTENACRDSAIDAHTVYFTGRALDMYEGLTVAVGFQKGVVVEPPRPTFWEEHAIPLVGGGITLLLLIYYLITWIRFGRDPDTPTVIPLFEAPDGLSPASVAMVMKGGEDNDQITPAMIHLAVKGYVRIEEKKEDVLLGLFSKRTYTIRKLKGGSGLPKEEQALLNSMFGSGRDRFEFDGSYDPSVQSMASSFRSSLRHQWHGFLNAGKNLRFWWIPILTVVVCGVALLVLYASSWGDNDGLYIAAFLVANLVLFLLYQYLIRKPSVEKLALRARLRGFRMYLSAAEERQLQHFNPPAMTPEVFEHCLPYAIAFGVEEVWGERFQSMIDKALVDPNYRTTWYSGSVMNYGSFSHSMSSSFSRSVQSSSTPPSKSGGSGGGGSSGGGGGGGGGGGW; from the coding sequence ATGCGCCGCTGGCTGTTGCTGGCTTCGCTGGTGGGCGGGATGCATGCCCACGGCCAGACCGAGAAGATCAACGCGTGGCACACGGACCTCACCGTGGCGCCCGACGGGCGGCTCACGGTCACTGAGGCGATCAACGTACACGTGGAGGGCGTCGAGTTCAAGCGCGGCATCGTACGGAAGTTGCCGCTCCGCTTCACGGACCACAACGGTCGCACGCACCACGTGAAGTACGACCTGCAGGCGGTACAGGTGTTCGGCGCCACCAGTCCGTACCACACCGCCACCGAGGGCGACGACTTCGTGGTTTACGTGGGCAGCGAGGGCAACTTCCTACAGCCCGGCGACTATCCATACACCCTTACGTACACCACCAAGGGCCAGCTCGGCTTCTTCCCCGACTTCGATGAGATCTACTGGAACGTGAACGGGAATGGGTGGGCCTTCACGGTGGACAGCATCTCGGCGCTGATCCACCTGCCTTCACCTGCGAATGTCAAGAAGACGGCCTGTTACACGGGTGTGCTTGGTTCCACGGAGAACGCGTGCCGCGACAGCGCGATCGATGCGCACACGGTGTACTTCACCGGCCGCGCCCTGGACATGTACGAAGGTCTTACCGTGGCCGTGGGCTTCCAGAAGGGCGTGGTGGTCGAGCCGCCACGGCCCACCTTCTGGGAGGAGCACGCCATTCCGCTGGTCGGAGGGGGCATCACCCTCTTGCTGCTGATCTACTACCTCATCACGTGGATCCGCTTCGGCCGCGATCCCGACACGCCGACGGTGATCCCTTTGTTCGAGGCGCCTGACGGCCTTTCTCCCGCCTCGGTGGCCATGGTGATGAAGGGCGGTGAGGACAACGACCAGATCACACCGGCCATGATCCATCTGGCCGTGAAGGGGTACGTCCGCATCGAGGAGAAGAAGGAGGATGTGCTGCTGGGCCTGTTCTCCAAACGGACCTACACCATCCGGAAGCTTAAGGGAGGATCAGGCTTGCCGAAGGAAGAACAGGCGCTGCTGAACAGCATGTTCGGCTCCGGACGGGACCGCTTCGAGTTCGATGGCTCGTACGATCCCAGCGTACAGTCCATGGCCAGTTCCTTCCGGTCCTCCCTGCGCCACCAGTGGCATGGCTTTTTGAACGCGGGCAAGAACCTGCGCTTCTGGTGGATCCCCATCCTCACGGTGGTGGTGTGCGGCGTCGCGCTGCTCGTGCTCTATGCCAGCTCATGGGGCGACAACGATGGGCTCTACATCGCGGCCTTCCTCGTGGCCAATCTGGTGCTCTTCTTGTTGTACCAGTACCTCATCCGCAAGCCTAGCGTGGAGAAACTGGCCCTGCGTGCGCGCTTGCGCGGTTTCCGGATGTACCTGAGCGCCGCGGAGGAGAGGCAGCTCCAGCACTTCAACCCGCCCGCCATGACACCGGAAGTGTTCGAGCACTGCCTGCCCTACGCCATCGCCTTCGGCGTGGAGGAGGTCTGGGGCGAGCGCTTCCAGTCGATGATCGACAAGGCACTGGTTGATCCCAACTACCGCACCACGTGGTACAGCGGCTCCGTGATGAATTATGGATCCTTCTCGCACAGCATGAGCAGTTCGTTCTCCCGCAGTGTGCAGAGCAGCAGTACGCCGCCCAGCAAGAGCGGGGGCTCCGGTGGCGGCGGTTCGTCCGGTGGCGGCGGCGGCGGCGGTGGGGGCGGGGGCTGGTAG
- a CDS encoding aminotransferase class V-fold PLP-dependent enzyme, producing MPSPSLLPEHDRIRAAYPAFADLCYLDTSSMGLMAGCTVQAAQLEHERLMREGSVRFFHWMFGGNTEVARTIAASINGTGPGTALVQNFTVGLAQLAPLLKHRPKVLLIGHDYPTLHAPFALPGSERVVVPPEADGTISLDTVRGAMERERPQLVAISAVQWLTGFRIDLYAVASLCRAFGAWSVVDITQSWCAVPLDVQAAGVDIVGASGYKWPLAGFGNGFMHLSEAVRAEMKERHGVDPIPMLNAGHRDPVALTRLQDALQRIAAIGPERIAAHVSALCTYAVDRFDAAGITVLHGRRADQRAGILVLQGDEAQVKHLEQHGVKVAFRSAGVRVGIHFYNTTADMDRLVEGWGQ from the coding sequence ATGCCCTCCCCCAGCCTTCTGCCGGAGCACGACCGCATTCGCGCCGCCTACCCCGCCTTCGCCGACCTCTGCTACCTGGACACCTCGTCCATGGGCCTGATGGCCGGGTGCACGGTGCAGGCTGCGCAGCTCGAGCACGAGCGGTTGATGCGCGAAGGGAGCGTGCGGTTCTTCCATTGGATGTTCGGCGGCAATACCGAGGTGGCACGCACCATAGCGGCGAGCATCAATGGCACCGGACCCGGCACGGCCCTGGTGCAGAACTTCACCGTGGGCCTGGCCCAACTGGCGCCGTTGCTGAAGCACCGACCGAAGGTGCTCCTGATCGGACACGACTACCCCACCCTGCATGCACCCTTCGCCCTGCCCGGTTCCGAGCGCGTGGTGGTGCCTCCGGAAGCGGACGGGACCATCTCCCTCGACACCGTGCGCGGCGCCATGGAACGTGAGCGGCCACAGTTGGTGGCGATCAGCGCGGTGCAGTGGCTGACGGGGTTCCGCATCGACCTCTACGCCGTGGCCTCGTTGTGCCGTGCGTTCGGCGCCTGGTCGGTGGTGGACATCACCCAGTCGTGGTGCGCGGTGCCGCTGGACGTGCAGGCCGCGGGCGTGGATATCGTCGGAGCCAGCGGGTACAAGTGGCCGCTGGCGGGCTTCGGCAACGGATTCATGCACCTGTCCGAAGCCGTACGTGCGGAAATGAAGGAGCGCCATGGCGTGGATCCCATCCCCATGCTGAACGCCGGGCACCGCGATCCCGTGGCCCTGACGCGGCTGCAGGATGCGTTGCAGCGGATCGCGGCCATCGGTCCGGAGCGCATCGCTGCGCATGTGAGCGCTCTGTGCACCTACGCGGTCGACCGCTTCGATGCAGCCGGGATCACGGTGCTGCACGGCCGGCGTGCGGACCAGCGTGCGGGCATCCTGGTGCTGCAGGGCGATGAGGCCCAGGTGAAGCACCTGGAGCAGCACGGCGTGAAAGTGGCCTTCCGCAGTGCGGGTGTGCGGGTGGGGATCCACTTCTACAACACCACGGCGGATATGGACCGTTTGGTGGAGGGTTGGGGGCAGTAG
- a CDS encoding putative toxin-antitoxin system toxin component, PIN family yields the protein MSMLINHDTAGIKWLFNKQAFRVMVSSGLLGELEEVLMRPQFRRYLTLAEADRAVDRIANRSSLVETAFQVRPICRDPKDDYLLALAKKGKADFLITGDDDLLVLKKHGKTRILKPAAFRKEFL from the coding sequence GTGAGCATGCTCATCAACCATGACACCGCAGGGATCAAGTGGTTGTTCAACAAGCAAGCCTTCCGGGTGATGGTCTCATCCGGATTGTTGGGTGAGTTGGAAGAAGTCCTGATGCGACCGCAGTTCAGGCGCTACCTCACGTTGGCTGAAGCCGATCGGGCCGTGGATCGGATAGCGAACCGGTCAAGCCTGGTAGAGACTGCCTTCCAAGTGCGCCCCATCTGCCGCGACCCGAAGGACGACTACTTGCTCGCGCTGGCCAAGAAGGGCAAAGCCGACTTCCTGATCACCGGCGATGACGATCTACTCGTGCTGAAGAAACACGGCAAGACCCGGATCCTGAAACCTGCTGCATTCAGGAAGGAGTTCTTGTGA
- a CDS encoding type II toxin-antitoxin system RelE/ParE family toxin, producing the protein MEVHIDDKNLLKLYSGETPKKLRGLPPQVVEKFFAAVQVLMASNSITDIWKFPSYNFEKLKTKGICSMRLSGKYRLEMTVQWTNPEQTIGIFTLTAISNHYGD; encoded by the coding sequence TTGGAAGTACATATCGATGACAAGAACCTGCTGAAGTTGTACTCCGGGGAGACTCCCAAGAAGCTGCGCGGATTGCCGCCGCAGGTCGTGGAGAAGTTCTTTGCCGCAGTGCAGGTCCTCATGGCATCCAACAGCATCACCGACATCTGGAAGTTCCCCAGCTACAATTTCGAGAAGCTCAAGACCAAGGGCATCTGTTCAATGCGACTCTCCGGCAAGTATCGGTTGGAGATGACCGTGCAGTGGACCAACCCCGAGCAGACCATCGGCATCTTCACCCTTACAGCCATCAGCAACCACTACGGCGACTGA
- a CDS encoding helix-turn-helix domain-containing protein gives MANLTNIRPAQVFPPGYFIKDQLEQRQWNQNELAEVLGITPRHLSQVMNGEAPLNYDLAIQLGQVFDTSPQLWSNLYLSYAMWNEEAEEEASATEVKAGIYERMPIRDMVKKGWLKEPKNLKDLGQQVAKFWGKDDADLSFIDTEYSPCLNRSTTSKANQYNTSYALTWYRKASMCAEKREVPTYNKKKLESLYDNLYSYTAKTASIKVYLEKLNECGVKFLVLPHLEKTYLDGAAFKQGSNPVVVYTARYKRIDSFWFTLAHEIAHVLLHLDKQRPIILDDLHEGEATEMEKEANELAGEKLRHAEIAARFRDSGQVHPKRIEACAQLYGVHPSIVAGKLAHDGLAGYRVVQRYSEDVLGHIPRSYLN, from the coding sequence ATGGCCAACCTCACCAACATCCGCCCGGCACAGGTCTTTCCACCTGGGTACTTCATCAAGGACCAACTGGAACAGCGCCAATGGAATCAGAACGAACTGGCCGAAGTACTGGGCATTACTCCTCGCCATCTAAGCCAAGTGATGAACGGCGAAGCACCGCTCAACTACGACCTGGCCATCCAACTCGGACAAGTCTTCGATACCAGCCCGCAGCTTTGGTCGAACCTCTATCTGAGCTATGCAATGTGGAACGAAGAAGCAGAAGAGGAAGCCAGTGCTACGGAAGTCAAGGCGGGCATCTACGAGCGCATGCCGATCCGCGACATGGTGAAGAAGGGCTGGCTGAAGGAGCCCAAGAATTTGAAGGATCTCGGGCAGCAAGTGGCCAAGTTCTGGGGAAAGGATGACGCTGACCTGTCCTTCATAGATACGGAGTACTCGCCCTGCCTGAATAGGAGCACCACCTCTAAGGCGAACCAGTACAACACCAGCTATGCGCTGACGTGGTACCGCAAGGCGAGCATGTGCGCGGAGAAACGGGAAGTACCTACCTACAACAAGAAGAAGCTGGAAAGCCTGTATGACAACCTCTACTCGTACACCGCCAAGACAGCGAGCATCAAAGTCTATCTGGAGAAACTTAACGAGTGTGGTGTCAAGTTCCTCGTGCTGCCCCACTTGGAGAAGACCTATCTCGATGGCGCAGCCTTCAAGCAAGGGAGCAACCCGGTAGTGGTGTATACGGCCCGTTATAAGCGCATCGACAGCTTCTGGTTCACGTTGGCGCATGAGATCGCGCATGTGCTGTTGCATCTCGACAAGCAACGCCCGATCATTCTGGATGATCTGCACGAAGGAGAAGCGACCGAGATGGAGAAGGAAGCGAACGAGTTAGCTGGGGAGAAGCTCCGCCACGCGGAGATCGCAGCCCGCTTCCGTGATTCAGGACAAGTACACCCGAAGCGGATCGAGGCCTGCGCGCAGCTCTATGGCGTACATCCATCCATCGTAGCGGGCAAGCTGGCACATGATGGATTGGCTGGGTATCGCGTGGTGCAGCGGTATAGTGAGGATGTGCTGGGGCATATCCCAAGAAGCTACTTGAACTAG
- a CDS encoding HNH endonuclease: MRSGRRTVCPRSATSIGRSVITGSCPRDHWRWVAMCWCSRSSFRGNGGSNCRRGPRRWCRARPSTPRPPKARGRAHLRMTFGSEREGFRGQARREVLSVAGGYVMDEQRSMAVKDSRAARRVVLSCALRNEVQLRLQDHAVQDLVAEPAAEYGGPRYGELFLTRSRLGQGAFRVLVSEAYSKRCAITGESTFPVLEAAHIRPYELEGPHRISNGMLLRSDFHKLFDAGLVTVTPELRVRVSDRIQEQYFNGKAYYRLHDQPLAVIPKLDSQRPDPEFLRWHLTERFVG, translated from the coding sequence ATGCGTTCGGGGAGAAGAACGGTATGCCCACGTTCCGCGACTTCGATCGGAAGATCCGTGATTACCGGAAGCTGCCCAAGGGACCATTGGAGATGGGTTGCAATGTGCTGGTGCAGCCGTTCTTCTTTCCGAGGGAACGGTGGATCGAATTGCCGACGTGGCCCAAGGCGGTGGTGCAGGGCAAGACCTTCGACACCGAGACCACCGAAGGCGCGTGGCAGAGCGCATCTCAGAATGACTTTTGGAAGCGAGCGAGAAGGATTTCGCGGTCAGGCAAGGCGCGAAGTCCTGAGCGTAGCCGGTGGCTACGTGATGGACGAGCAACGCAGCATGGCCGTGAAAGACTCTCGCGCAGCCCGAAGGGTCGTTCTGAGTTGCGCTCTAAGGAACGAGGTGCAATTGCGTTTGCAGGACCATGCCGTCCAAGACCTCGTGGCCGAACCGGCGGCTGAATACGGCGGACCGCGCTACGGCGAACTCTTCCTCACGCGCAGCCGCTTGGGGCAGGGCGCTTTCCGGGTGCTGGTGAGCGAAGCCTACTCGAAGCGTTGCGCCATCACGGGCGAATCGACCTTCCCGGTGCTGGAGGCGGCGCACATACGGCCGTACGAGTTGGAAGGGCCGCACCGCATCTCCAACGGCATGCTGCTGCGCTCCGACTTCCACAAGCTCTTCGATGCCGGGCTGGTGACCGTGACGCCCGAGCTGCGGGTGCGGGTGAGCGACCGCATCCAGGAGCAATACTTCAACGGCAAGGCCTATTACCGCTTGCACGACCAGCCGCTCGCCGTTATACCCAAGCTGGACAGCCAGCGGCCCGACCCCGAGTTCCTGCGCTGGCACCTCACCGAACGTTTTGTTGGCTAA
- a CDS encoding radical SAM protein has translation MGNELLSASNEIDTASIQALLQAYNGADRITVLGGEPMMHAGITTILDALRHTRIREKRLTTNLTLLTEQVEESIIGSDIRVCVSIDGPAAVVHDSIRGRGSYGKTLANLNRLLPRHRNLEVIITMGRWNSDHLEGYFNFFRGLGVQMVNVHRLSLLGNALRIGDQQLQPSEWQAVVGRLSELTAAMPKGFELRYEVGYLDQEEYVEAINKEHYHLHRNRSFYSQEGKRLVIFPDGKLYISSEYFHSDSNIGTIDRNGVRWNDHPDNELLRRNVLESEMVIDSIDGNRYVPVSVSFKRVFRGAA, from the coding sequence GTGGGCAACGAACTACTGTCAGCCTCCAACGAGATTGACACCGCATCCATTCAAGCCCTGTTGCAGGCATACAATGGTGCCGACCGCATTACAGTGCTCGGTGGTGAGCCGATGATGCATGCTGGTATCACTACCATCCTCGATGCTCTAAGGCACACCCGAATCCGGGAGAAGAGGTTGACGACGAACCTCACACTTCTCACCGAACAGGTCGAGGAGAGCATTATCGGTAGTGATATTCGGGTTTGTGTAAGCATTGATGGACCTGCCGCGGTGGTGCATGACTCAATCCGTGGGCGTGGGAGCTACGGCAAGACATTAGCGAATCTGAATCGCCTCCTACCACGCCACCGCAATCTGGAGGTAATAATCACTATGGGGCGATGGAATTCGGACCACCTTGAGGGATACTTCAATTTCTTTCGGGGGCTCGGGGTGCAGATGGTCAATGTGCATCGGCTTTCACTGCTCGGTAATGCCCTGAGGATTGGCGACCAGCAGTTGCAACCAAGTGAGTGGCAAGCGGTAGTTGGTCGTCTTTCCGAACTAACAGCGGCCATGCCCAAGGGATTTGAGCTACGCTATGAGGTTGGCTACTTAGACCAAGAGGAGTATGTCGAAGCCATCAACAAGGAGCACTACCACCTGCATCGGAATAGGAGCTTCTATTCGCAAGAGGGCAAACGCTTGGTGATTTTCCCAGACGGCAAGCTGTACATCTCCAGTGAGTACTTCCACAGCGATTCCAACATCGGCACTATTGACAGGAACGGGGTACGTTGGAATGATCATCCTGATAACGAGCTACTCCGTAGAAATGTGCTTGAATCGGAAATGGTCATCGACTCCATCGATGGTAACAGGTATGTCCCGGTTTCCGTGTCTTTCAAGCGTGTCTTTCGCGGGGCTGCATAA